TTGATAGAATACTTGCCGATGTACCATGTAGTGGTGATGGTACAATGAGAAAAAACCCTGATATTTGGTGTAAATGGAGTCCAGCAAATGGCAACAATCTGCATGGGTAAGTATTATTTCTCCTTAAAaactgtataatttaattgatagaaataacttatatatctataaatttaaagaattcaGTTTAGAATAGCAAGAAGAGGCTTAGAACTTTTAGCAGTTGGAGGAAGAATGGTATATTCTACTTGTTCATTAAATCCAATAGAGAATGAAGCTGTACTTCACAGGCTTCTTGTTGAAACTGAAGACTCTGTCCAATTAGTTGATTGTAGAGATTTAGTACCTGGATTAGTGTGTGATCCAGGTATCgtatattgtgtatatattgtattatacattGTGTATTGTATTGTACGACTTCACTATTgcatcaaatatttaacaatgtaCTCTCTAGGCATATCACATTGGTTACCAGCATCAAAAGATCTACAATATTATGAATCATGGGAAGATGTACCTGAACAGTGGCAAACACAAGTTCGTCCAAAAATGTTTCCACCAAAACCTGAGGATGCAACTAAATTTCACTTTGAAAGATGGTAAATAGAAATTGAGTTTCTTGTTAATattgttattgatttaattagatgataataatgttttaatgaTGCAGTATGAGAATATTACCACACCATCAAGATACAGGAGGATTTTTTGTGGCTGTTTTGGAAAAGGTAAGTCACTTACCATGGGAACGTGCGTCACACAAGAGCGATGAAGTTATTCAAAATACTAAGAGTGAAGATGATGacattgaattaaatttggaACAAGAGCAAAAAGCAAAAAATGCGCATGGAAGAAAGATATTTGACGATATGAACAAATTACGAGAATCCAAAAGAAAACGCAGAAGACTTGCTTCTGGATTTAAGGAAGATCCATTCATTTTCTTCGACGATGATAAGGAAGATGTGTGGTCATCTATTAAGTGGgtggaaaatttttttaacttcctatttatttaattgatctTTAATACCGAAATTTTTAGAAgcttttataatatatctaatgACTTGGATCCTCGATGTTTATTGGTGCGATGTAttggtaaaaaaaagaaaaatatttattacacgtCACCCGCGATACGTGATGTTGTATTGTCTAATGgagatcaaataaaattaataaatactgGCGTAAAAACGTTTGTACGCTGTGACAATAAAAACATGGATTGTCCATTTAGACTTGCACATGAAGGAATACAAAGCATCATTCAGTATATCGGCGACAGTAGAAAAATTAGGTTATCGAAAGATGACCTGATAATGTTGTTACAGAACAATAATCCTAATACACCACCAGAAATTGTGAAACTTAATCGGGAAACACAAGAACGATTACAAAATTTtggtaatatattttatagcattaaacattaattataaatttcattataaaaattgtttcttttgttGTTTCAGCAACTGGAAGTTGTATATTGGTATACGAAGAAGAAGGTACAGAAACACCGTTAAAGTTGCAAATGGTAGGATGGCGAGGTACAATGTCTCTGAGAGCATATGTTCATGTACATGATGCGATTCATTATCTACGTTTATTAAGAGCTGATTGTTCGATGTTTGGTATGTATTTTGAAGTATTTACCATACATTTAAAGTATTACTTAGAATTATTGtttcagaaaaaaataaatacaaagaaaatcgTGCTTCTCAAGACAATTCTACAGCTGTTTCTGTAGACTTGAATAATGTAATTACTAATGATGCTGATGGGAAAGACATTAacataaagaaagaaactaaGTCAGAATTTTCGGacgaattaaaagaataacacataattttgtaatacaaaGTGGTgttcctttaatttctttcaagatATCAATTTCAGTATGTTATaagaataagtaaaaaatttgcatttatttaaaatttaatgaaagtgCGCCATTGGAATTCTGACAGGCGAATATTGACAAAATGTATCTtatagaaacgaaacaaaatgttttataggACAAAGAAATGATCGTTATTTGATGGGAAATGTCTTTTGTTTTACTAATCgttttctatgaaataatttatgaaattacatgtaatttttatatagtttgAGCGAAAGATactctttccctttttatttttggccATTAAATTCAAGATGTTTTGCTGATTATAGtacaaatattgttataaacatGGCCGGATATAGAGGAATCATTAATTCTGAAATGGCTACTGCCATAGTATTCAACAATATGTTATTAAATCGCAGAGAACTTCTTGCTTCTACTGTATATTAAAGTTGGAAAAGATGAATATCTATCGTGTGCCTCATTGATATTCGCTTTAAATTACAGTACGCATtagattttctttcgttctcaaATTTAGCTGATAACAAGGTTCCTAGATCCTAGGGATTAGAAGATTTCAActtacgattaaaaatttgtttaacatGGAGAATATCTACTAATAAAGGACGGGTTTTGctataaaaaacatttaaatacaagtatataaatatgaaaaatgctGGATAGCTCATAACATATAGATaaactataaaagaaaataaaagaaaaacctTTTCTAAAATCTTTTACACTCCGAAAGATTCGAAGTTGTCGGTTGAGGCTAGTAATCTCTACTAGTTGGTGTGGTTATCTTTCCGCTGAGGTTCTGAGAATTTGATGGTGATTTTGAACCTACAAACAAAgccaattttgtatttattgatgtattatatttcaataatatcaaACTTACAGCTTTTTCCTGATTTATTTCGAGGGTTATTCGCACAGGGATGATCACCCATCAAATGCTCCCTCCACTTATTTTGATTGACAAGAGCGGAGCACAGTGGACAACGATCATAGCCTTCAATAGGTTCTGTAACACAAATGATGATGGATATTATTCAtatgcattatttatattcagaGAGACTATATCAAACAAGTTTGCATACTTGTACACTTGTTATCTTTTCTATGTTCTTCGAAGGAATTTTCATGAATGGCTTGCTTGCATGTGTCACATTTTACGTAATTGCTTCTCATATCACATTCATCTggaaaataagatatatatttgcTATTTAGTGCTACACATTAAATGCAatcaaatgaaagaaacaatacTCACTTAACAAATGCAAGTTCAAGTATGAAATTTCCACCACTTGCTTACATGCCTCACATTTTGTTAACATAGGGCAATTTCTCCAATAATGAATGTTTAATCCCTCTTCGGAATATCCTTGTCCCTTGGAGAGGCAAAATATGCATATCctgtaaaagaaatacatttttaacatatataaaacagaTATTTGTAATATGATCGTATGTTACTCACTTGTCACCTTTATGTTCTGTACTATTCTCGGACGGAGATGTTATACTTGTTGAACTTCCGGTACTCACAACAGGACTCGTTCTCGAAGGAGATTTCGTTAAATTCGCTACATTATTTTCCGTTGATTTCGTTCGTGTGGGTGTTGTTGTTTTATGACTCGCTTCcgcttccttttttctcttcaatAAACAAATAAGGGGTAGCGTAAATATGTATACCTTCCATATACATGTATCTAATCCTTATAAAAAAATCTGTACCTGAAGATCAATGAGGTCGAATTCATGAAAAAGTTGACGGTACAATAAATTCCTTCTGGTGATATCATCGTCAGGAGGCAATTGCTTACGGACCAGTCTGGGATTTACCTTGTACACCAATACCAAAATTCTCTCGGAAACTTTCCTAACTGCTTCCGCTGGATGATGCAATCCCGAGGAACCCAATTCTGATAAGGTCCGACAAGTGAGTCCACTACAACAGTTACAATGCCTTATCAGAGTAATTGCGTTTTAACGAATCAGTCTTAACATTGAGGACAGACCCCTGCAAGTGACATTcacaaataaaatcatatcgATTGTCACAGACAGTGGTCTGATACCCTTTAGTTCATTATatcagatataaaatttactattgAGATTACGTTATTTTGAGTCACCTTTGTTTGTCAGTGGATATTCCGTGGTTGAGAATTAATTGCTCCACCATTTCTAACCTGCTAAGGGCTAATCTTTGATGAGTGCTACTACTAACGGGTCTTGTCAAGTGCACAGGAATAATGTGCAACTCTCTGACGCATTTACAATCTGCCATACTGAGTATTGTATGCACTGCCATGTTATGAATTCTTGGAGTAGTATCGCCCGATTTTGTCAGTAATTCAGGAAGTAGTCTTTCTACGCTTCGTGCAATTTCCGCAGAAGATACCCTAAAATAGCAATGGTAATTTCTTATAGACATGTATGATTgaatgattattttaaataatactatatagtgtaTTATGTGAATACCTATCAGCTGCAAATTCtgagaagaaaattctaattaattgcGCTGCTAAACTATATACGCTGAAGACTTTATCTCTAAGAGCTCTATGCAGCAGCAAGATTGCAGCTCTGGCTGTTTTATTTGCGGAATGTTTGGAAACTTCCGGATCAAAGGTCTTTAGCTCCTCCTTCAATTGCATCAGGCCCTCCTCCTTATCCGTGAAttgttttgaataaaatttttcgacctaaacgataaattttattaattatcatcgttttataaattaactgATGTAACTGTCTGAAACTTGTATTACCATTTCCATTCCAAAAACAGCGATAGGTAAGGCAGCTTGCTTCTTTTCCCTATCATTCAATTTTGATATCACTTTCGTTTCCGTATTGTCCATGTGGCATTCCCTCGTGAACTCGTTTGTGTGCGAACTGAAACGTAATTTAAGGTAatctctatatttttcatttttctttttcctcgtctTACTGTCTTAAAGCAGGAATCGTCCTCTCCTCGTAAGCTTCGTAGCTGGAACGTAGTGCGGGTCCCGCTGATTTAGTTTTTCTTCTGAGAGAACCTTTGTTGCAGTTATTCTGTCTCTCTACTACACCGTTTGTGGGACTATCTGTAACTTCTGTTGCAGATAATTGATTACTCTAAACTGTTAAAATTCCTTTATCTATATGTAAATTGATTTACCAGGACTGTTTGGTTTCTGATGCAGAGGCGAAACAGGAGGCTGATGCGCCGGGCCAGTCGGCGATATGGCTCCATCGCGATTTGGTGGAATCACTAATCTCGGAGGAGATGTAATGTCTTCAGGAACAGTAGTTGTATTCGAAGTACAGGTATCTATCGATATAGACTCTTTCCCTTCCATCGACGACTTGTTATTCTTTTCCAGTGGCTATTCAGACAAAAAGACACAAGTATAATAGACAAATATCAAATCTTAATTAAAGAGTAATTTTAAAGACGCATATTTACCCCATGAAGTTCTAGTAGATCTTGCACTTCTAAACTCTGATAGACTTGCTGTCTGTATTGTTGCGCTTGTGCCTTCTTCGCTTTAGCTTTATCGTAGTCTTCTAACGCTATCGCATATTTCTTTTCCAGTTCATACTTTCCGAGACGTTCTCCAGCTTTCCTTAGGTTCTCCATCGCTACTTTAAGTTTCGAAGCATACTCGAATCTCTCCTCTAAAagcatatttatatacagaccttcgtaaaatgtttatttttatctaaatgaTACAATTATTACACACACCTTCTACAGCTTGTAACTTTTTTGCTTCCATCTGTCTTATGATCTTTGCTACTTCGCGATCGACGTACATTTCGAACGCCAAATCGTCATATGGGGATGTGTAATGGGGATTATACGGTGCATCTCCTTGGCCAGTAAGCTCTTGTCCGTAAGGTTCACCGAGAATGTTAATAGCGATAAGACCGACCTACAATCCCAGATGCGGttgtaacatttttcgttGCATATGGGTTATGATTATAGATCATATACCTGTTGATAAACATTGTGCGCGTTACTGTGCGGTTTGTGAAGTCTTAGTTTTAGCGTGACCGCCTCTGTTTCTGGGAGGGCAACGCTTTTCAGCTCTCTACTTTTGTACATGGTCGAGGCATTGTCGGACAACGTAATGTAACCCAAATAACTGAACTCTGTCGTCACGGATGCATTTTCTTCCCTCGATGTCCAAATCTCCAATTTTTCAGCTGCAAGCATTTGACGCAAGCATTATTAAGTTGCTCTCTCGTTAACGCGTTGTTCGAAGATGAAGAGAGGAATTTATAAACAATGATGGGATGGGATGGAATAAGAAACGGGAGTGAAACGAGAAGGGCAAAACGACCTAGCCTGGGGAAATCGAGGTTGTCGTGCTAATTCGATTTTCATTGTTACTGAATTGCTTACCGGAGAAACTCGGCAGTTTCTGTTACACCGTGacattcaattttcataaaatgatTCACGgtaagaaataaagagaaagataataaCTTGACAAATGTACTATATGTTGCGTTGTTTGCAGCGATGGGAACTtacgaattaaatattgatgAGCCAAGACTTGTATCCTCGTAAGCTTCGTCGGGCCATGAAGGCGCAGAATGAGTTCTTGAGGATATGTACATCTTCTTGAACTCTGCCATCCTCTTACCGTCGGTCCATGAACGTTCAGCTCCAACGAAGAGTGTCTATCTTCTTCGCCtgtgattatttaaaatattataatcttaaataaaacgaagcatattttataaaattgcaataagTATTATCGTTGTTGCAAatggattttattttagaGATTCCGGTATTGTATGGAGAAAATTGTTGATCGAATATATTCGATTGCTAccgaaaatttgtcaaaaattccatttatgtATTGTTTCTATTTCGAGCAATTATATGCTTCTGCTTACTGAATAAAAATGGAGATTGTAAGAGATGTAATCAATAATGTTTTAACtctgaaattattctttccaCGATGGACCGTTAACACGAGACCTTGTCACGCAATACCGTACCTTAGCTTACGCTTTACAATCATAACAACGAGAGAAACGTGTTACTTGGTTATTTTTATGCGGTTACATACGTATAATCGAAAATACTtgatctaatatttaatagctCGGTAAGGTGTTATCCAGGCATCGATTACGGCTTCGTTACGTCCGAGGGCAATCTATACAATCTGTAATGAGACGCGGTGAAGCACGTGTCGAGTCGTTGTTGTTAACTTGTTTTCTTCTAAAgcagaaattttcgaaaaatgagATCTTTTCCGCGTggatagaaaaaaaatcgaTGTTCGCGTGTGCAAACGATTTCGCAATTTTATACTCTTTCGATTTATACcgatgaatattattttatcgtatatcTTTGCGCTGTCAATCCTCGGATCTGCAGTAATTTATACATCTCGAGGTTATCGTCGTTCGATATATTCCACAATCACAATCTGATGTTCTCTTACTGGTTGCGTACACGACGTTGAATCCGATTTTTCGTGGCATGTCGGGGGTGACGTCCTAGCGACGAAAACAACGTATCGGTACCATATATACTAGAACGAAGAcggcaaaaaaagaaacgtgtaCAACAGGAGAAGGGGAAATGAAGAAAACGTCAAAATCTAAAAACCACAGCCATCTGAAAGCTCGATAAGGGGGTGCTAGCAAGTTTCACC
This genomic window from Bombus pyrosoma isolate SC7728 linkage group LG4, ASM1482585v1, whole genome shotgun sequence contains:
- the LOC122566921 gene encoding tRNA (cytosine(34)-C(5))-methyltransferase, which gives rise to MGKGRKHKPKKNFAEKRREKQKKKNEWDTTPHHNYEDIIRENKDFENYYKTQKIVPEEQWDSFINTMRKNLPVAFRITGSKAEAKALIETIKGDFFKDILKAHVEDDSENNTGIKPKDILQCLPFYPDGLAWQLQLSRKDIRKSEAYFRLHNFLIVETDSGSISRQEVVSMVPPLVLDVKSNHKVLDMCAAPGSKTAQLIEMVHSEEGSAFPEGFVIANDLDNNRCYMLVHQAKRLNSPIILITNHDASVLPNFATTKPDGTKEHLKFDRILADVPCSGDGTMRKNPDIWCKWSPANGNNLHGIQFRIARRGLELLAVGGRMVYSTCSLNPIENEAVLHRLLVETEDSVQLVDCRDLVPGLVCDPGISHWLPASKDLQYYESWEDVPEQWQTQVRPKMFPPKPEDATKFHFERCMRILPHHQDTGGFFVAVLEKVSHLPWERASHKSDEVIQNTKSEDDDIELNLEQEQKAKNAHGRKIFDDMNKLRESKRKRRRLASGFKEDPFIFFDDDKEDVWSSIKSFYNISNDLDPRCLLVRCIGKKKKNIYYTSPAIRDVVLSNGDQIKLINTGVKTFVRCDNKNMDCPFRLAHEGIQSIIQYIGDSRKIRLSKDDLIMLLQNNNPNTPPEIVKLNRETQERLQNFATGSCILVYEEEGTETPLKLQMVGWRGTMSLRAYVHVHDAIHYLRLLRADCSMFEKNKYKENRASQDNSTAVSVDLNNVITNDADGKDINIKKETKSEFSDELKE
- the LOC122566920 gene encoding centrosomal protein of 104 kDa isoform X2 → MYKSRELKSVALPETEAVTLKLRLHKPHSNAHNVYQQVGLIAINILGEPYGQELTGQGDAPYNPHYTSPYDDLAFEMYVDREVAKIIRQMEAKKLQAVEEERFEYASKLKVAMENLRKAGERLGKYELEKKYAIALEDYDKAKAKKAQAQQYRQQVYQSLEVQDLLELHGPLEKNNKSSMEGKESISIDTCTSNTTTVPEDITSPPRLVIPPNRDGAISPTGPAHQPPVSPLHQKPNSPEVTDSPTNGVVERQNNCNKGSLRRKTKSAGPALRSSYEAYEERTIPALRHSHTNEFTRECHMDNTETKVISKLNDREKKQAALPIAVFGMEMVEKFYSKQFTDKEEGLMQLKEELKTFDPEVSKHSANKTARAAILLLHRALRDKVFSVYSLAAQLIRIFFSEFAADRVSSAEIARSVERLLPELLTKSGDTTPRIHNMAVHTILSMADCKCVRELHIIPVHLTRPVSSSTHQRLALSRLEMVEQLILNHGISTDKQSGLTCRTLSELGSSGLHHPAEAVRKVSERILVLVYKVNPRLVRKQLPPDDDITRRNLLYRQLFHEFDLIDLQRKKEAEASHKTTTPTRTKSTENNVANLTKSPSRTSPVVSTGSSTSITSPSENSTEHKGDKICIFCLSKGQGYSEEGLNIHYWRNCPMLTKCEACKQVVEISYLNLHLLNECDMRSNYVKCDTCKQAIHENSFEEHRKDNKCTKPIEGYDRCPLCSALVNQNKWREHLMGDHPCANNPRNKSGKSCSKSPSNSQNLSGKITTPTSRDY
- the LOC122566920 gene encoding centrosomal protein of 104 kDa isoform X1; the protein is MPRKIGFNVVYATSEEDRHSSLELNVHGPTVRGWQSSRRCTYPQELILRLHGPTKLTRIQVLAHQYLIPEKLEIWTSREENASVTTEFSYLGYITLSDNASTMYKSRELKSVALPETEAVTLKLRLHKPHSNAHNVYQQVGLIAINILGEPYGQELTGQGDAPYNPHYTSPYDDLAFEMYVDREVAKIIRQMEAKKLQAVEEERFEYASKLKVAMENLRKAGERLGKYELEKKYAIALEDYDKAKAKKAQAQQYRQQVYQSLEVQDLLELHGPLEKNNKSSMEGKESISIDTCTSNTTTVPEDITSPPRLVIPPNRDGAISPTGPAHQPPVSPLHQKPNSPEVTDSPTNGVVERQNNCNKGSLRRKTKSAGPALRSSYEAYEERTIPALRHSHTNEFTRECHMDNTETKVISKLNDREKKQAALPIAVFGMEMVEKFYSKQFTDKEEGLMQLKEELKTFDPEVSKHSANKTARAAILLLHRALRDKVFSVYSLAAQLIRIFFSEFAADRVSSAEIARSVERLLPELLTKSGDTTPRIHNMAVHTILSMADCKCVRELHIIPVHLTRPVSSSTHQRLALSRLEMVEQLILNHGISTDKQSGLTCRTLSELGSSGLHHPAEAVRKVSERILVLVYKVNPRLVRKQLPPDDDITRRNLLYRQLFHEFDLIDLQRKKEAEASHKTTTPTRTKSTENNVANLTKSPSRTSPVVSTGSSTSITSPSENSTEHKGDKICIFCLSKGQGYSEEGLNIHYWRNCPMLTKCEACKQVVEISYLNLHLLNECDMRSNYVKCDTCKQAIHENSFEEHRKDNKCTKPIEGYDRCPLCSALVNQNKWREHLMGDHPCANNPRNKSGKSCSKSPSNSQNLSGKITTPTSRDY